In Candidatus Methylomirabilota bacterium, the sequence GGCGCGACGGCGCCGCTTCTCCAACGATACCGCCGATCCATGGGGTCTCATGCCCCATAGTGTCACACCTTTCCATTACTTACGCAAAGATCAATAATTGGTGTAGAAGGCGACAGCAGCATCGACGTCATCGACCATATAGCGGACATTGACAGTGGTCATCGGGAATCCTCCTTCCCTGTAGCCGGAGTATGCCACGGAAAGGCACGGACCTTACCGCGCCTCAGATTTCACACTGAGACACTACCGCAGGCCAGGGAACCTTGACAGGACGGGGCAAGTTTGTTAGAAACAAGGGCCATTTCGAGCTGACCGCGGTCCGCTCCCGGACGACTTGAGGAGGATCCCGATGAAGACATTCCTGTGGAGAATCGCGGGCGCCGTCGCCGTCGCGGCGTGTCTCGCCCCGGCCCCCGCCGAGGCGCAGGCCCCGATCAAGGTCGGCGCCTCGCTCTCGCTCACCGGCACCTACGCCCAGCCCGGCTCGTACCAGAAGGAAGGGTACGAGCTGTGCGCGGACCATCTGAACGCCAAGGGCGGGTTGCTCGGGCGCAAGGTCGAGTTCGTGTTCTACGACGATCAGTCCATGCCGGCCACCGGTGTGCGCCTCTACGAGAAGCTCATCACGGAGGACAAGGTCGACGCGGTAATGGGGCCGTACTCCTCTCCGATCACGGAGGCCGTGGCCAACGTCAGCGAGAAGTACCAGAAGGTCATGGTCTCGCCCCTGGCCGCGACCACGTCCATCTTCAAGAAGGGGCGGAAGTACATCTTCATGGTCATCTCGCCCGCCGAGGCGTACCTGGAAGGGCTCGTCGACATGGCGGCAAAGCGCGGGCTCAAGACCATCGCCGTCGTGAACGAGGACACGCTCTTCACCAAGGCGTCCGCCGTGGGCGTCGCCGAGATCGCCAAGAAGAAGGGCATGCAGGTCGTGTTCCAGGAGGCGTACCCGAAGGGCAACACGGACTTCTCGGCGCTCCTGACCAAGCTCAAGGCGGCGAACCCCGACGTCATCGCGGCGTCCACCTACTTCGATGACGCGGTGGCCATCACCCGCCAGATGAAGGAGCTGAACGTCAGCGCGAAAATGTACGGCGTGACGGTGGGCGGCGACCTCCCGAAGTTCTACGACCTACTCAAGCAGAATGCCGAGTACGTGTACGGCTCCACGCAGTGGGAGGGGACGCTGCCCTACCCGGGTCAGAAGGAGTTTGTTGACTCCTACCAGAAGAAGTTCGGGCACGAGCCGGTCTACCACTCGGCCGCCGGGTACGCGGGCTGCGTCATCTACGCCGAAGGCGTCCGGCGCGCCGGCAGTCTGGACTCGGACAAAGTGCGCGACCAGCTGCTCAAGCTCGAGACGCGGACGTTCTTCGGCGACTACAAGGTGGACCCGGACGGCTTCCAGACCGCCCACAAGATGGTCATGTTCCAGTGGCAGGACGGCAAGAAAGTCACCGTGTGGCCGGACGACCTGGCCAGCGGCAAGCCGCGCTTCCCGACACCCGGCTGGGGCCAGCGGTAGCCTAGTCCCCAGCGTTAGGCTAGTCCAATGTTCGTCATCACGCCTGCCATGGTGGGCCAGGTGGTCATCTCTGGCCTCCTGGCGGGCGCTCTCTACGCCATGGTGGCGCTCGGTCT encodes:
- a CDS encoding amino acid ABC transporter substrate-binding protein, with product MKTFLWRIAGAVAVAACLAPAPAEAQAPIKVGASLSLTGTYAQPGSYQKEGYELCADHLNAKGGLLGRKVEFVFYDDQSMPATGVRLYEKLITEDKVDAVMGPYSSPITEAVANVSEKYQKVMVSPLAATTSIFKKGRKYIFMVISPAEAYLEGLVDMAAKRGLKTIAVVNEDTLFTKASAVGVAEIAKKKGMQVVFQEAYPKGNTDFSALLTKLKAANPDVIAASTYFDDAVAITRQMKELNVSAKMYGVTVGGDLPKFYDLLKQNAEYVYGSTQWEGTLPYPGQKEFVDSYQKKFGHEPVYHSAAGYAGCVIYAEGVRRAGSLDSDKVRDQLLKLETRTFFGDYKVDPDGFQTAHKMVMFQWQDGKKVTVWPDDLASGKPRFPTPGWGQR